A window of the Halichoerus grypus chromosome 2, mHalGry1.hap1.1, whole genome shotgun sequence genome harbors these coding sequences:
- the MINAR2 gene encoding major intrinsically disordered NOTCH2-binding receptor 1-like, protein MDLSVLPNNNHPDKFLQLDVKSFMRSSALLQASLARFPGGSYPAEQHWQNLVYTQREKKTITDQRMRLSGAESAVDHPPPSLSSVLKNNPLYGDLSLEEAMEERKKHPSWTVEEYDRHSLHTNLSGHLKENPNDLRFWLGDMYTPGFDTLLKKEEEQEKHSKYRRIGLILLLVACVLVFIVTVSTFFT, encoded by the exons ATGGATCTCTCTGTTTTGCCAAACAACAACCATCCTGACAAATTCCTGCAGCTCGATGTGAAGTCGTTCATGAGGAGCTCAGCCCTTCTTCAGGCCAGCCTCGCAAGGTTTCCAGGGGGGAGCTACCCTGCTGAGCAGCACTGGCAAAACCTCGTGTACACGCAG agagaaaagaagaccATTACCGATCAGCGAATGAGACTGTCTGGTGCAGAGAGTGCTGTGGATCATCCCCCACCATCCCTGTCATCAGTTCTGAAGAATAACCCACTCTATGGTGACCTAAGTTTGGAGGAAgctatggaagaaaggaaaaagcatcCCTCGTGGACCGTTGAGGAGTATGACAGGCATTCCCTGCACACAAACCTTTCTGGGCATCTGAAG gaaaatcCTAATGACCTACGGTTTTGGTTGGGAGACATGTACACGCCCGGTTTTGATACCTTattgaaaaaggaagaggaacaaGAGAAACATTCAAAATACCGTCGCATAGGTCTGATTTTGCTCCTTGTTGCCTGTGTCTTGGTTTTCATAGTGACTGTTAGCACATTTTTCACCTGA